In Bernardetia litoralis DSM 6794, the genomic window AAATTATTGGATTGATATTTCTTTTTTGAATGAAAAAATGGAAGAGTAATCTACTTTTTATCTAAATTTTTAGACTGAATAGTTGTAGGAGTATTCAAAATATTTTTCTCTTGAACATTTGTTTGACTTTCAGGATTTGTTTTTTCACTTGTAGAAATAGGCTCAAAAGTCAAAATAACTGTCTTTTTGGTAAGGTTTTCTAAAAGTGGTTTGAGCATTGTTTTTGCCATGGCTTGTGTCTGAATTAATATTCCAGATTCTAAAGCAGCTTTTTCAATTTGTTTTTCGGCTTTTGCAAAGGCTTCTCCTACCAAATTATCATCTTGAATAAATGGCAAGGATTCCGAATCATAAACCTTTGATTTTTGAAGGTCAATTCTGGAATAACAAAGTTCTGGAGCAGGCAAATGAACATAAACAGAATCGCCTACTTCGGTAATATTTTCGTTTTTTATGCGTGTCAAATCCATACAACCAACAGCTTCGCCAGCCACAATCAATAAAACTTTGGAATCTAAAACCGAGCTATAACCATTTTTTTGCGTGTGTTCGACAACATCTTTAAAGTTATATTTTACCAATTCTAATTTCCCGAGACTTTCTACTTCTTCCAAAACAGTCTTAAAATTAGTTTCTGTAATGGTTTCTCTAGGTTTTAATAATTCTTGTGTGTCTTTCCGAATTGTAATATAATACAAGCCAAATCCTATCAAAAGAACAAGTAAAAGACCAGTAAGAGATTTAATAAAATTAGTCATATTCAATTACGAATTAAAGATTACGGATTACGAATTTTTCCTATTGAAAAATAATGATTTTTATACTAAAAGTCAAAGAAATGCAGCTTTGCGCTGATAACTGTTAAAGTCCTTGTTTTGCTGCTGCAATCAAACTAATATCTTTAAAACGCATATTGAATTTTTTGCTCAAATGTTGATTTGTCAATCCTCCTTGATAACTATAAACGCCTTTTGCAAAACCCATATCAGCATAAATCATTTCTTCAATACTTCCCAATTCGCCAGCACGTAAAAGCAAAGGTGCAAAAATATTACTTAGTGCATTTGTTGCTGTTCTTGCTACACGAGAAGGAATATTTGGAACACAATAATGAATAACATCGTATTTTTTATAAATTGGATTGTGATGAGAAGTAGTTTCAGAAGTTTCTATACAACCTCCATAATCAATGCTTACATCAATAATTATAGAATTTGGCTTCATGCGTGAAACCATTTCTTCAGTAACCACCGAAGGCGTTCTTCCGTTTTCTGGTCGGATTGCACCCACCACTACATCAGCTTCTTCTAAAGCAGATTTTAGAGTTCCCAAATCAAAAATTGAAGTTGAAAGATGGGGTTGTAAAAGATTATATTTTATTCTGCGAAGCATCGGAACACTACTATCAAAAACTTTTACACTTGCGCCAAGTCCTAGGGCTGTTCTGGCTGCATATTCTCCAACTGTTCCCGAACCCAAAACGACTACATTTGTAGGTGCAACTCCTGTAATTCCACCCAAAATAATTCCTTGTCCTTCGTTTGCACTACTCAAATACTCAGCTGCAATAAGCATCACTGTACTTCCTGCAATTTCACTCATAGAACGAACAACAGGCAATCCACCTTCTTTATCTTCTAACATTTCGTAAGCAATTGCTGTAATTTTTTTACGATTAATGGCGTGCAAATACTCAGGTGTTATGGTGGCTAAATGAAGTGTAGAAATTAGTGTTTTTCGTCCTTGCATTTC contains:
- a CDS encoding alanine dehydrogenase → MSQDDAIKKLVQQYQYYQPQEMLAKVRKRNQQLTIGIPKETNQDEFRVAMRPEAVRLLVANGHEVVIETGAGEKCKYTDHEYSDAGAQIKYSSKEVFQSEIVLKVAPPTLKELEEMQGRKTLISTLHLATITPEYLHAINRKKITAIAYEMLEDKEGGLPVVRSMSEIAGSTVMLIAAEYLSSANEGQGIILGGITGVAPTNVVVLGSGTVGEYAARTALGLGASVKVFDSSVPMLRRIKYNLLQPHLSTSIFDLGTLKSALEEADVVVGAIRPENGRTPSVVTEEMVSRMKPNSIIIDVSIDYGGCIETSETTSHHNPIYKKYDVIHYCVPNIPSRVARTATNALSNIFAPLLLRAGELGSIEEMIYADMGFAKGVYSYQGGLTNQHLSKKFNMRFKDISLIAAAKQGL
- a CDS encoding DUF4230 domain-containing protein; the encoded protein is MTNFIKSLTGLLLVLLIGFGLYYITIRKDTQELLKPRETITETNFKTVLEEVESLGKLELVKYNFKDVVEHTQKNGYSSVLDSKVLLIVAGEAVGCMDLTRIKNENITEVGDSVYVHLPAPELCYSRIDLQKSKVYDSESLPFIQDDNLVGEAFAKAEKQIEKAALESGILIQTQAMAKTMLKPLLENLTKKTVILTFEPISTSEKTNPESQTNVQEKNILNTPTTIQSKNLDKK